The genomic interval AGGGACCAGAAGGTTACAGGTTCTAATCTTGTAGACTAGGCACTGGGATAGGGACCAGAAGGTTACAGGTTCTAATCTTGTGGACTAGGAACTGGGATAGGGACCAGTTTACAGGTTCTAATCTTGTGGACTAGGGACTGGGATAGGGACCAGAAGGTTGCAGGTTCTAATCTTGTGGACTAGGCACTGGGATAGGGACCAGAAGGTTGCAGGTTCTAATCTTATGGACTAGGAACTGGGATAGGGACCAGAAGGTTACAGGTTCTAATCTTGTGGACTAGGAACTGGGATAGGGACCAGGTTACAGGTTCTAATCTTGTGGACTAGGCACTGGGATAGGGACCAGAAGGTTACAGGTTCTAATCCTGAATGACCACAGAAGACTTCCAGATAAGAACAGCATTCTTTGTTTTATTGATCACAGATTTCAGAGTGTCGTATCTGAGGCATCAATCAATCAGACGATGAACAAAAACACAACAAGCAGCTCACACAGGAGCCAGGTGAACAACAGGTCAGTAGCAGAGGCACCTGGGTCACCTGGTCTAGTTTGGTATAAAATGGTGGAGAAACACAACCCAGGTGGGTCATTTGGCACCGAGTTGACAAAGCCGGGTCAATCAGACAAACACAAGAACACACAAATGGACACACCCACACCTAACACTAGACTGGTCTCCCAGAGCCTACTTCAAATACTAAATAAATATCAGTTTTTAAGAACCTCCAAGGATGACCGCATATCAAAAGTAAATACACACGCATCACATGACCAACTACATGACATCATGGCGGTCAAGGCAGCAATCGCAGAGGGTTCCACATTATGCTGCAGAACCTTTATCAGGTACCACAATATTTCTCTGTCAGGTTctagaatgtctctctctctcaggttctagaatgtctctctctcaggttctagaatgtctctctctctcaggttctaGAATTCCATGCAGGGTTCTCTCAGATCAGAGGCCCATCCAGGAGACCCAGTCAGGGaagtcctccacctctcccatctcaCTGAGGCTCTGCTCTCCATCACCGTGGACCAGGGTCAGCTTGTAGCGCAGACGTACCTTACGCTGGAGGGAGATAACACACAAACCATCACCATTCCATCAAACACACTGACGCTGGCGGGAGATAACACACAAACCATCACCATTCTATCAAACACACCTTACGCTGGAGAGAGATAACACACAAACCATCACCATTCTATCAAACACACCTTACGCTGGAGAGAGATAACACACAAACCATCACCATTCTATCAAACACACCTTACGCTGGGAGGGAGATAACACACAAACCATCACCATTCCATCAAACACACCTGACGCTGGAGGGAGATAACACACAAACCATCACCATTCTATCAAACACACCTCACGCTGGAGAGAGATAACACACAAACCATCACCATTCCATCAAACACACCTTACGCTGGAGGAGATAACATACGCTGGAGGGAGATAACACACAAACCATCACCATTCTAATCAAACACACCTTACGCTGGAGGGAGATAACACACAAACCATCACCATTCTAATCAAACACACCTGACGCTGGAGGGAGATAACAGACGCTGGGAGGGAGATAACACACAAACCATCACCATTCCATCAAACACACCTTACGCTGGGAGGGAGATAACACACAAACCATCACCATTCTAATCAAACACACCTTACGCTGGAGGGAGATAACACACAAACCATCACCATTCCATCAAAGGCACATTGTCAACAAGCCACGGCACTTGACATTAACAGTTAATAAACTCTTGAGATAGCATCCGCAGCTTTTACCCTCAATACGAACGTCAGGGAGACTGCCTTTAAAAGCCACATTGTTGACAATGAAGTTCACTTGTTGATGATGAGCCTTATGAATGAATGCCGGCCAAGTCACAGGTCTGACGGTAACAAAACAATGTGTTTCCAGTGTGTCAGGTTGAGCAGTAGACTCACCCTGTGTGGGTTGGAGAGGAGCAGTATCTGTGAGAGGGCAGCAGGGGGCAGCAGAGGGTTGTAGGAGGGAAGGTCATTCCCTGAAGACGGCTGGAGCTTCACTGTCATGgtctggaggacagacagggagatCAGTCGGCTAGCCAGTGAGCcagccagtcattcagtcagccagtcattcattcagtcatcaaatcaaatttatttatatagcccttcatacatcagctgatatctcaaagtgctgtacagaaacccatcctaaaaccccaaacagcaagcaatgcaggtgtagaagcacggtggctaggaaaaactccctagaaaggccaaaacctaggaagaaacctagagaggaaccaggctatgtggggtggccagtcctcttctggctgtgccgggtggagattataacagaacatggccaagatgttcaaatgttcataaatgaccagcatggtccaataataataaggcagaacagttgaaactggagcagcagcacggccaggtggactggggacagcaaggagtcatcagtcaACCAGACAGTCATTCAGTAAGATCAATGActcaatcaatgaatcaatcagTCCATCAAATCAATCAGTCCAGGGTTCCCACACCTTCTTAATTAAACATCAAATTCAAGGACTTTTCAAGGACTTTCCAGGCCCAATTCCCTCAAATTCAAGGACCCGTGggaaccctgacagtcattcaATCAGTCAACCAGTCATTGATGGAAACAAAGGATTCATTAGACAAGGAGAGAGATTCTTTAAAGTTAGAAAATGTAGGGGTTTAAAAATGTCTTGTCCATATTTGGGCGTTTGTCTGTTACCTTGGGAACGGCAGCCTGAAACAGGATGTCTTTAACAGGAAGTGCGGAGGTGTTCACCGTGGAGACGATAACCACAGCAACGTTAGGGTGTCCCGGGGGCGGGTCTTTGGCAAAATGGAGGGAAACATGGACGCCATTCTGGTCGTACACTGTGATTGGCTCCAATCGACCTATCGGAGACATTCAGGAAATGAACACCTCAGACGTGCCAACAGAGAACAGATGACTTGAAATAGAAAAGACCAGAGGTATCCATTAACATGAATGGCTACAGACAACTGTAGTGACAACACTAACTCCTAgtgtgcatccaaaatggctccttatatagtgcacccatagggctctggtcaagagaactgcactataaaggaattaggatgcaatttgggacacaccccTATTCTGTGTATTACTCAGTTTAAAAGATCTTAAGAAAAGGACAAAAACTTGGGATGTTCCCTTTTATCAGTTAGCCCTGGTTAAAAacagtgcactctatagggaatagggtgccattttaggaCAAAACCTTACTTGGTTTAATGGATTCCAGCGGGACGTGGATCTCTGCTAAGGATTCTGGGAGATTGAAACTCTCTGATTTCACTGGAGATCCTGACTCTGTCATTGGCTGATTCTGTGAGTTTGATGGTGATCCTGACATCACAATTGGACGATTCTGAAGGCACGCCCTGACAGGAAGAAGAAGAGATTGAATCGTCACGGTAActatgtctctcgctctctttctcaatccatccatccatccctcaccaGTCTGTTCCATTTGACGAGCCACTGCCACAACCCCGGGCCACCAGTGGGTGgtctctccctccacacccccACGTGGTCAGGGAATGGTCTCTCcctgtgttctcctctcctcctctcatctgaaATAAAGGGGGGTGGAGAATAGGCATCTGTGTTGAAGAGGAACAAATCCGTGTAAATATGATCTGGTGTTGTTGTGAACCccttgggccctggtcaaaagtagtgcactatgtagggaatagggttccattctggtcaaaagtagtgcactatatagggaatagggtgccattctggtcaaaagtagtgcactatatagggaatagggtgccattctggtcaaaagtagtgcactatgtagggaatagggtgacattctggtcaaaagtagtgcactgtgtagggaatagtgagccattctggtcaaaagtagtgcactatgtagggaatagggtgccattctggtcaaaagtagtgcactatgtagggaatagtgagccattctagtcaaaagtagtgcactatatagggaatagtgagccattctagtcaaaagtagtgcactatatagcgaatAGTGAGCCattctagtcaaaagtagtgcactatgtagggaatagtgagccattctggtcaaaagtagtgcactatgtagggaatagggtgccattctggtcaaaagtagtgcactatgtagggaatagtgagccattctagtcaaaagtagtgcactatatagcgaatAGGGAGCCattctagtcaaaagtagtgcactatatagcgaatAGTGAGCCattctagtcaaaagtagtgcactatatagcgaatAGTGAGCCattctagtcaaaagtagtgcactatgtagggaatagtgagccattctagtcaaaagtagtgcactatatagcgaatagggagccattctggtcaaaagtagtgcactatatagcgaatagggagccattctggtcaaaagtagtgcactatgtagggaatagggagccattctggtcaaaaatagtgcactatgtagggaatagggagccatttaggGTGCATCCAGAGGTAACTGGTACCTGGAGTAGTTCATGGTAGTACGTGCTGCTCTGGCTTTGAGACGATGCTGGTTTATCCAGCCCTGAATAAAGAACACACGTATCCCTGTTAACATTAGACACAGAACCTCATCACGAACACACGTCAACACAAACACCACTACAGTCCAGATACAGGAAGTGAATACTGTTTCACAACACATCTGGatcatgatgacatcacagcagaaaCATCCACATCAAAAGGAGGGGGGACGTTCTAAAGAAACAGAACCTGTACGAACCTGTCACGTCCAGATCGATTAGAGATAGGGGAGTACTGTTGAGCCGTtgacgggagagaggagaggagggaggaggggtgccAAGCCGAGGctggggggtagaggaggaggacaggaaggagGAGATGTGGTGGGGAGGTGAGACGGAGGAAGACATGTCTTTAGAAGGTGGTCTATGTGTCTGTGGAGAGTCCAGGGCTGACAGGTCTATTAGATGGTAACTCTTTATCTCTCTGGGGCTGCTGGGACCTGGGGATGGAGACTATATGAAAATACAACCACTGAGATTCACACTGAAACAACACATCCTCTATGATGtcacactagaacactagaacacacaGGTAGGTTCTCTGTCCTAGGGCTAGAGACATCActagaacagaacacagaacactagaacacacaGGTAGGTACTCTGTCCTAGGGATAGAGACAACActagaacagaacacagaacactagaacacacaGGTAGGTACTCTGTCCTAGGGCTAGAGACATCActagaacagaacacagaacactagaacacacaGGTAGGTACTCTGTCCTAGGGATAGAGACAACACTAGAAcagaacactagaacacacaGGTAGGTACTCTGTCCTAGGGATAGAGACAACActagaacagaacacagaacacacaggtaGGTACTATGTCGTAGGGATAGAGACAACACTAGaacaaaacacagaacactagaacacacaGGTAGGTTCTCTGTCCTAGGGATAGAGACAACActagaacagaacacagaacacacaggtaGGTTCTCTGTCCTAGGGATAGAGACAACActagaacagaacacagaacacacaggtaGGTTCTCTGTCCTAGGGATAGAGACAACActagaacagaacacagaacacacaggtaGGTTCTCTGTCCTAGGGATAGAGACAACActagaacag from Oncorhynchus tshawytscha isolate Ot180627B unplaced genomic scaffold, Otsh_v2.0 Un_scaffold_8217_pilon_pilon, whole genome shotgun sequence carries:
- the LOC112241650 gene encoding ADP-ribosylation factor-binding protein GGA2-like isoform X2 gives rise to the protein MATGDSGGESLESWLNKATDPSNSEDRWDSIQGFYDQVNQEADGPQVATRLLAHKIQSPQQREALQALTVLEACMNNCGKRFHSEAAKFRFLNELIKVLSPKFLGQWSGAEVKLRVTEVLYSWTLWLKEEPKIQEAYRMLKKQGLVKKDPKLPDTIVMPPPSQRAEDSVFNQEDKAKLLATLLKSSSPEDLQTANRLIKNTIKEEQQKAELVSRRVSTLEEVASRTRQLRELLQQHSLTGPSTHHTDHLKALYESCDRLRPNLFRLASDTVDDDEALAQILRANDELTLVVNMYKDMMGGRESNRMRGGGGGERSINNGPSSPREIKSYHLIDLSALDSPQTHRPPSKDMSSSVSPPHHISSFLSSSSTPQPRLGTPPPSSPLSRQRLNSTPLSLIDLDVTGLDKPASSQSQSSTYYHELLQMRGGEENTGRDHSLTTWGCGGRDHPLVARGCGSGSSNGTDWACLQNRPIVMSGSPSNSQNQPMTESGSPVKSESFNLPESLAEIHVPLESIKPSRLEPITVYDQNGVHVSLHFAKDPPPGHPNVAVVIVSTVNTSALPVKDILFQAAVPKTMTVKLQPSSGNDLPSYNPLLPPAALSQILLLSNPHRRKVRLRYKLTLVHGDGEQSLSEMGEVEDFPDWVSWMGL
- the LOC112241650 gene encoding ADP-ribosylation factor-binding protein GGA2-like isoform X1; the encoded protein is MATGDSGGESLESWLNKATDPSNSEDRWDSIQGFYDQVNQEADGPQVATRLLAHKIQSPQQREALQALTVLEACMNNCGKRFHSEAAKFRFLNELIKVLSPKFLGQWSGAEVKLRVTEVLYSWTLWLKEEPKIQEAYRMLKKQGLVKKDPKLPDTIVMPPPSQRAEDSVFNQEDKAKLLATLLKSSSPEDLQTANRLIKNTIKEEQQKAELVSRRVSTLEEVASRTRQLRELLQQHSLTGPSTHHTDHLKALYESCDRLRPNLFRLASDTVDDDEALAQILRANDELTLVVNMYKDMMGGRESNRMRGGGGGERSINNGPSSPREIKSYHLIDLSALDSPQTHRPPSKDMSSSVSPPHHISSFLSSSSTPQPRLGTPPPSSPLSRQRLNSTPLSLIDLDVTGLDKPASSQSQSSTYYHELLQMPILHPPLFQMRGGEENTGRDHSLTTWGCGGRDHPLVARGCGSGSSNGTDWACLQNRPIVMSGSPSNSQNQPMTESGSPVKSESFNLPESLAEIHVPLESIKPSRLEPITVYDQNGVHVSLHFAKDPPPGHPNVAVVIVSTVNTSALPVKDILFQAAVPKTMTVKLQPSSGNDLPSYNPLLPPAALSQILLLSNPHRRKVRLRYKLTLVHGDGEQSLSEMGEVEDFPDWVSWMGL
- the LOC112241650 gene encoding ADP-ribosylation factor-binding protein GGA3-like isoform X3, encoding MATGDSGGESLESWLNKATDPSNSEDRWDSIQGFYDQVNQEADGPQVATRLLAHKIQSPQQREALQALTVLEACMNNCGKRFHSEAAKFRFLNELIKVLSPKFLGQWSGAEVKLRVTEVLYSWTLWLKEEPKIQEAYRMLKKQGLVKKDPKLPDTIVMPPPSQRAEDSVFNQEDKAKLLATLLKSSSPEDLQTANRLIKNTIKEEQQKAELVSRRVSTLEEVASRTRQLRELLQQHSLTGPSTHHTDHLKALYESCDRLRPNLFRLASDTVDDDEALAQILRANDELTLVVNMYKDMMGGRESNRMRGGGGGERSINNGPSSPREIKSYHLIDLSALDSPQTHRPPSKDMSSSVSPPHHISSFLSSSSTPQPRLGTPPPSSPLSRQRLNSTPLSLIDLDVTGLDKPASSQSQSSTYYHELLQMPILHPPLFQMRGGEENTGRDHSLTTWGCGGRDHPLVARGCGSGSSNGTDWACLQNRPIVMSGSPSNSQNQPMTESGSPVKSESFNLPESLAEIHVPLESIKPSRLEPITVYDQNGVHVSLHFAKDPPPGHPNVAVVIVSTVNTSALPVKDILFQAAVPKTMTVKLQPSSGNDLPSYNPLLPPAALSQILLLSNPHRRLLSPSSVSVRYVCATS